Proteins found in one Methylobacter sp. S3L5C genomic segment:
- the nifN gene encoding nitrogenase iron-molybdenum cofactor biosynthesis protein NifN gives MVDILKRNKALSVNPLKASQPIGGSLATLGFNRSIPMLHGSQGCTAFAKVFFVRHFREPIPLQSTAMDQGSSVMGADENVREGIRTIAEKSRPALITILTTGLAETQGADVHRNVREFREANPEFADIAVVAVNTPDFTGSVETGYAATLTEIIRALVPDAKDAGTCPGTRKRQVNVLANYTLTPGDLEALRDIFEQFQLRPVFVPDISDSLDGCLTDEDFSPVTIGGTPLSEMTTLGDALATVVIGASLCKAAELLEERTGVPTVSLDHLYGLKANDALISALAEISGRKVPERIERQRSQLQDTMLDTHFMLGQLRIGIAADGDLLGAFVDLVQEMGAEVVAAVTSCNVPLLARIPVASIKIGDLEDMEIIGKTNKVQLVIGNSHAVDTAQRLGVPILRAGFPLFDIIGGYQKTWVGYRGTRQTLFDLANLVINYSHEEIPVYHSIYAQKPASELTELHSSKALSCH, from the coding sequence ATGGTTGATATCCTGAAAAGAAACAAAGCCCTATCCGTAAATCCGCTGAAAGCCAGCCAGCCCATAGGCGGTTCCCTGGCTACACTGGGGTTTAATCGCTCAATACCCATGCTGCATGGCTCGCAAGGTTGCACCGCTTTTGCCAAAGTATTTTTTGTTCGTCATTTCAGAGAGCCCATTCCGTTGCAAAGTACGGCAATGGATCAGGGTAGTTCGGTTATGGGTGCCGACGAAAATGTACGTGAGGGTATTAGAACCATTGCAGAAAAATCACGCCCTGCCCTGATCACTATTTTGACGACGGGACTGGCAGAAACCCAAGGCGCTGATGTACACCGTAATGTCAGGGAATTTAGAGAAGCTAACCCGGAATTTGCCGACATTGCCGTCGTCGCTGTCAATACCCCTGATTTTACCGGCAGTGTTGAGACGGGCTACGCCGCGACACTCACGGAAATAATCCGTGCTTTAGTGCCGGATGCCAAAGATGCAGGGACTTGCCCGGGCACACGCAAACGTCAGGTTAATGTTTTGGCAAATTACACACTAACACCGGGCGACCTGGAAGCACTTCGGGATATATTTGAGCAATTCCAGCTCAGACCTGTTTTTGTACCTGATATTTCTGATTCGCTGGATGGCTGTTTGACGGATGAAGATTTTAGCCCGGTGACTATTGGCGGTACCCCTTTGTCAGAAATGACAACGCTGGGCGATGCCTTGGCAACTGTAGTTATTGGTGCCTCTCTTTGTAAAGCGGCAGAATTACTGGAAGAAAGAACCGGCGTGCCAACGGTTAGCCTGGATCATCTTTACGGCTTGAAAGCCAATGATGCACTGATCAGCGCATTGGCTGAAATCAGCGGCCGAAAGGTGCCTGAACGCATTGAACGGCAGCGGTCACAATTGCAGGATACCATGTTGGATACCCACTTTATGCTGGGTCAGTTAAGGATTGGGATCGCCGCCGATGGCGATTTACTGGGGGCATTTGTTGATCTGGTTCAGGAAATGGGCGCTGAAGTTGTTGCTGCGGTCACGTCGTGCAACGTGCCTTTGTTGGCGCGTATTCCCGTTGCCAGTATTAAAATTGGCGATCTTGAAGATATGGAAATTATTGGTAAAACCAATAAAGTTCAACTGGTGATTGGCAATTCTCATGCGGTTGATACGGCCCAAAGACTCGGCGTACCTATTTTAAGGGCTGGATTTCCGTTGTTCGACATTATTGGCGGTTATCAAAAAACTTGGGTAGGTTATCGCGGCACTAGGCAAACGCTGTTCGATTTAGCCAATCTGGTCATCAATTATTCGCATGAAGAAATACCGGTTTACCATTCCATATATGCCCAAAAACCGGCCAGCGAACTCACCGAACTTCATTCAAGTAAAGCGCTGTCATGTCATTAA
- the nifE gene encoding nitrogenase iron-molybdenum cofactor biosynthesis protein NifE, translated as MKSTKDIAALLDEPACEHNKKEKSGCAKPKPGASAGGCAFDGAQIALLPIADVAHIVHGPIACAGSSWDNRGTRSSGADLYRIGMTTDLTEQDIIMGRAEKRLFHAIKQAIDTYAPPAVFIYNTCVPALIGDDITAVCKSAQELWGVPVVPIDCAGFYGTKNLGNRIAGDAMVNHVIGTRDPDPLPKIAAHSGIKVHDVNLVGEYNIAGEFWHVLPLLDELGLRVLCTLSGDARFREVQTMHKAEVNMMVCSKAMVNVARKLQQQYGTPWFEGSFYGITDTSQALTDFAKALNDTDLTARTQALIKREETRVRAELEPWKARLKGKRVLLFTGGVKSWSVISALQDLGMVVVATGTKKSTEEDKARIRELMGEDTVMIDDGSPRALLKIVHDYQADILIAGGRNMYTALKAKVPFLDINQEREFGYEGYQGMLELVRQLALTIESPVWDAVRAPAPWKKYQDAGRQKSLPALEQEVAHG; from the coding sequence ATGAAATCAACAAAAGATATTGCTGCGCTACTGGATGAACCTGCCTGTGAGCATAACAAAAAGGAAAAGTCAGGCTGCGCCAAGCCCAAACCCGGAGCTTCTGCGGGTGGCTGTGCTTTTGACGGTGCCCAGATTGCCTTGCTGCCTATTGCCGATGTTGCTCATATCGTCCACGGGCCTATTGCCTGTGCCGGTAGTTCGTGGGATAACCGGGGGACGCGATCTTCCGGAGCGGATTTATATCGCATTGGTATGACCACTGATTTAACCGAACAAGACATTATTATGGGTCGCGCGGAAAAACGTTTGTTCCATGCCATTAAACAGGCAATCGACACTTACGCTCCGCCTGCGGTGTTTATTTATAACACCTGTGTTCCGGCGTTAATTGGCGATGATATTACTGCGGTCTGTAAATCTGCTCAGGAGCTCTGGGGCGTTCCGGTAGTGCCCATTGATTGTGCCGGGTTTTACGGCACCAAAAATCTGGGTAACCGCATTGCCGGTGACGCGATGGTTAATCATGTGATTGGTACGCGAGATCCTGATCCACTGCCTAAAATCGCAGCGCATTCCGGTATTAAGGTTCATGACGTTAATCTGGTCGGTGAATATAATATTGCCGGTGAATTCTGGCATGTTTTACCGTTACTGGATGAATTGGGTTTGCGCGTATTGTGTACGCTGTCGGGTGACGCACGCTTTCGTGAAGTGCAAACCATGCACAAAGCCGAAGTCAATATGATGGTGTGCTCAAAAGCAATGGTAAATGTCGCCCGCAAGTTACAGCAACAATACGGTACACCGTGGTTTGAAGGCAGTTTTTACGGCATTACCGACACCAGCCAGGCATTAACGGATTTCGCCAAAGCGCTAAACGATACCGATTTAACCGCACGTACCCAAGCACTGATAAAGCGTGAAGAAACCCGTGTCAGAGCAGAACTTGAACCCTGGAAAGCCCGCCTCAAAGGCAAGCGGGTGTTGTTGTTTACTGGCGGCGTAAAAAGCTGGTCAGTCATTTCAGCCCTGCAAGATTTAGGCATGGTGGTGGTTGCTACCGGCACCAAGAAATCTACTGAAGAAGATAAAGCCAGAATACGTGAATTAATGGGTGAAGATACCGTCATGATTGATGACGGCAGCCCCAGAGCGTTACTGAAAATCGTCCATGATTATCAGGCCGATATTCTGATCGCCGGAGGTCGCAATATGTATACGGCTTTAAAAGCCAAAGTACCGTTTTTGGATATTAATCAGGAACGTGAATTTGGTTATGAAGGCTATCAGGGCATGCTGGAACTGGTGCGCCAATTGGCACTGACTATTGAAAGTCCGGTATGGGATGCCGTCAGGGCACCGGCACCCTGGAAAAAATACCAAGATGCCGGTCGGCAAAAAAGCCTGCCCGCCCTGGAACAAGAGGTCGCACATGGTTGA
- the nifD gene encoding nitrogenase molybdenum-iron protein alpha chain, translating into MAALTREETEALIQEVLEVYPEQARKDRAKHLAVNDQSLEKSNKCITSNRKSQPGTMTIRGCAYAGSKGVVWGPIKDMIHISHGPVGCGQYSRAGRRNYYVGTTGINTFGTMNFTSDFQEKDIVFGGDKKLAKIMNEIEQLFPLNKGISIQSECPIGLIGDDIEAVAKKANKEIGKPVVPVRCEGFRGVSQSLGHHIANDAIRDWVLENRDGDDSFPTTPYDVAVIGDYNIGGDAWASRTLLEEMGLRVVAQWSGDGTIAEMEKTPKVKLNLIHCYRSMNYIARHMEEKYKIPWLEYNFFGPTKIAESLRKIAALFDETIQAGAEKVIAKYESEYQAVIDKYKPRLQGKRVMLYVGGLRPRHVIGAYEDLGMEVVGTGYEFGHNDDYDRTIKEMGNATLIYDDVTGYEFEEFVKRVQPDLIGSGIKEKYIFQKMGIPFRQMHSWDYSGPYHGYDGFAIFARDMDMTLNNPCWKQVKVPWKTAESTPVAVAAGA; encoded by the coding sequence ATGGCAGCTCTAACAAGAGAAGAGACCGAAGCGCTTATTCAAGAAGTGCTGGAAGTCTATCCCGAACAAGCCAGAAAAGATCGCGCCAAACATTTGGCGGTTAACGATCAATCCCTGGAAAAATCAAACAAATGTATTACTTCAAATCGTAAATCTCAGCCCGGCACCATGACCATTCGTGGTTGTGCTTATGCCGGTTCCAAAGGGGTGGTTTGGGGGCCGATTAAAGATATGATCCATATCTCGCATGGTCCGGTGGGCTGTGGTCAGTATTCACGGGCAGGTCGTCGTAATTACTATGTCGGCACCACCGGTATCAATACGTTTGGCACGATGAACTTTACCTCTGATTTTCAGGAAAAAGATATTGTTTTCGGCGGCGATAAAAAGCTTGCCAAAATCATGAACGAAATCGAACAATTATTCCCGCTGAATAAAGGTATCAGTATTCAATCAGAATGTCCGATCGGTTTGATCGGTGATGATATTGAAGCGGTCGCCAAAAAAGCCAACAAAGAAATCGGTAAACCGGTCGTACCCGTTCGCTGCGAAGGTTTTCGCGGTGTATCACAATCATTGGGCCATCACATTGCCAATGATGCCATTCGGGACTGGGTACTCGAAAACCGCGATGGTGACGACAGCTTTCCTACCACACCTTATGATGTCGCTGTTATCGGTGACTACAACATCGGTGGTGATGCCTGGGCTTCACGAACTTTACTGGAAGAAATGGGTTTACGCGTTGTCGCCCAGTGGTCTGGTGACGGGACCATTGCGGAAATGGAAAAAACCCCCAAGGTGAAACTAAATCTGATCCATTGCTATCGTTCAATGAACTACATTGCACGGCACATGGAAGAAAAATACAAAATCCCCTGGCTTGAGTACAACTTCTTTGGCCCGACCAAAATTGCTGAAAGCTTGCGCAAAATTGCCGCGTTATTTGATGAAACCATTCAGGCTGGCGCTGAAAAAGTGATCGCCAAATATGAGTCTGAATACCAAGCAGTAATCGACAAATACAAACCACGCCTGCAAGGTAAACGCGTCATGTTGTATGTCGGCGGCCTGCGTCCACGTCATGTGATCGGCGCGTATGAAGACTTGGGTATGGAAGTGGTGGGTACCGGTTATGAATTTGGTCATAACGATGACTATGATCGCACCATTAAAGAAATGGGCAATGCAACACTGATTTACGATGATGTAACCGGTTATGAATTTGAAGAATTCGTTAAACGGGTACAACCGGATTTGATCGGTTCCGGTATCAAGGAAAAGTACATTTTTCAAAAAATGGGCATCCCTTTTCGGCAAATGCATTCCTGGGATTATTCCGGCCCTTATCACGGTTATGACGGCTTTGCCATTTTTGCCCGCGATATGGACATGACGTTAAATAACCCCTGCTGGAAACAAGTGAAAGTGCCCTGGAAAACAGCAGAAAGTACCCCGGTAGCCGTTGCCGCAGGCGCGTAA
- a CDS encoding 4Fe4S-binding leucine-rich repeat protein: MPGRESPVSIPVADCSLCPFRGKTLLMGRCMPGDTCVCVESGRQIDRFFRVNPNYAEQYLHDGFWERRAIAVRYAPQKSLADLIHDEDEVVRRAVAYRLPQSLLTQLLDDPDREVRMTVADRIALEELEKLANDSDYIVRLTVARRLPTGRLFRLIRDRDAQVRKVVAERLPEVSLGLMTHDDAPEVRRIIAERMSTEDAVTLLNDPDWVVRYTAAQRVAPEALVCLLDDPEPDVRAVARERLVGHAGQAHGNQKPEA; this comes from the coding sequence ATGCCCGGTCGTGAAAGCCCTGTTAGCATTCCTGTCGCTGATTGTTCTCTTTGTCCTTTTCGTGGCAAAACCCTGCTAATGGGGCGCTGTATGCCGGGTGACACCTGTGTCTGTGTGGAAAGTGGCCGGCAAATTGACCGTTTTTTTCGCGTTAATCCAAACTATGCCGAGCAATATCTACACGATGGTTTTTGGGAAAGACGGGCCATTGCCGTTCGTTATGCGCCACAAAAATCATTGGCTGACTTGATTCATGATGAAGATGAAGTGGTTAGACGTGCAGTTGCCTATCGCCTGCCGCAATCTTTGTTGACTCAACTGCTTGATGATCCCGATCGGGAAGTGCGCATGACTGTTGCTGATCGCATTGCCTTAGAGGAATTGGAAAAACTGGCTAATGACTCTGACTATATTGTTAGATTAACGGTTGCCAGACGACTGCCGACAGGTCGCCTGTTTCGTCTTATTCGGGATAGAGATGCACAAGTCAGAAAAGTGGTTGCTGAACGTTTGCCAGAGGTTAGTCTGGGATTAATGACTCATGACGATGCCCCTGAAGTCAGGCGCATTATCGCTGAACGTATGAGTACTGAAGATGCCGTCACCTTATTAAATGACCCTGATTGGGTGGTGCGTTATACCGCTGCCCAGCGTGTCGCACCCGAAGCCTTGGTCTGTCTGCTTGATGATCCCGAACCTGATGTCAGGGCAGTAGCGCGGGAACGATTAGTTGGCCATGCCGGTCAGGCCCATGGCAACCAGAAACCGGAGGCATAA
- the nifK gene encoding nitrogenase molybdenum-iron protein subunit beta, giving the protein MSQEVDNIQPSYPLFRNDEYKESLANKREAYEERHPQEKIDEVFQWTTTKEYQELNFNREALTVNPAKACQPLGAVLCALGFEKTMPYVHGSQGCVAYFRTYFNRHFKEPVACVSDSMTEDAAVFGGQKNMMAGLENAKALYKPEIIAVSTTCMAEVIGDDLNAFINNAKLAGHIEQDFPTPYAHTPSFVGSHTTGWDNMFEGMIKYFTLNHMEGKKVGSNGKINLVPGFETYLGNYRVIRRMMKEMDVDYTLMCDPSEVLDTPADGTFRMYAGGTTQAELKDSPNAIDTLLLQPWQLDKTKKYVQNIWHQPATAINIPMGLEWTDEFLMKVSELTGKPISASLELERGRLVDMMTDSHTWMHGKKFSLYGDADFVMGMTKFLLEMGAEPADVLCNHANKRWAKAMDKMLKDSPYGQKTVVHTGKDLWHFRSLVFTNKPDFMIGNSYGKFIQRDTFYKGEAFEVPLIRIGFPIFDRHHLHRMTTLGYEGAIYMLTTLVNAVLEQLDKETKGMGTTDYNYDLIR; this is encoded by the coding sequence ATGAGTCAAGAAGTAGATAACATTCAACCCAGCTATCCGTTATTCCGCAATGATGAGTACAAGGAAAGTCTGGCCAATAAACGTGAAGCTTATGAAGAGCGGCACCCCCAGGAAAAGATTGATGAAGTCTTTCAGTGGACAACCACTAAGGAATATCAGGAGCTCAATTTTAACCGCGAAGCCTTGACCGTCAATCCGGCTAAAGCCTGCCAACCCTTGGGTGCGGTACTTTGCGCACTGGGTTTTGAAAAAACCATGCCTTATGTACATGGCTCGCAAGGTTGCGTCGCTTATTTTCGCACCTATTTTAACCGTCATTTTAAAGAACCTGTCGCTTGTGTTTCAGACTCTATGACCGAAGATGCAGCGGTATTTGGCGGTCAAAAAAATATGATGGCCGGTTTGGAAAATGCCAAAGCCTTATATAAACCGGAGATTATTGCCGTATCCACCACCTGTATGGCTGAAGTTATCGGTGACGACTTAAATGCCTTTATCAATAACGCTAAATTAGCCGGGCATATCGAACAGGATTTCCCGACACCTTATGCGCATACCCCAAGCTTTGTCGGTAGTCATACCACCGGTTGGGATAACATGTTCGAGGGCATGATCAAGTATTTCACGTTAAATCATATGGAAGGCAAGAAAGTCGGTTCAAACGGCAAGATCAACCTGGTCCCCGGTTTTGAAACGTATTTGGGTAACTACCGCGTCATCCGCCGCATGATGAAGGAAATGGATGTCGACTATACGTTAATGTGTGATCCTTCTGAAGTTTTGGATACCCCCGCAGACGGCACTTTCCGCATGTATGCCGGTGGCACTACCCAAGCTGAACTAAAAGACTCGCCCAATGCGATTGATACCTTGTTGTTACAGCCTTGGCAGTTGGATAAAACCAAAAAATATGTGCAAAACATTTGGCATCAACCTGCTACAGCCATTAACATTCCAATGGGTCTGGAATGGACCGATGAATTTCTGATGAAAGTCTCTGAATTGACCGGTAAACCCATTTCTGCTTCTCTGGAACTCGAACGTGGCCGCCTGGTTGACATGATGACTGACTCGCACACCTGGATGCACGGCAAAAAGTTTTCCTTGTACGGCGATGCTGATTTTGTCATGGGTATGACCAAATTCCTGTTGGAAATGGGCGCTGAACCTGCCGATGTATTATGTAACCATGCCAACAAACGTTGGGCGAAAGCGATGGATAAAATGCTGAAAGATTCCCCTTATGGACAAAAGACTGTCGTCCATACCGGTAAAGATTTATGGCATTTTCGCTCTTTGGTCTTCACCAACAAACCCGACTTCATGATCGGTAATTCTTATGGCAAGTTTATTCAACGGGATACTTTTTATAAAGGCGAAGCGTTTGAAGTACCGTTAATTCGTATCGGCTTTCCAATCTTTGACAGACATCATCTGCACAGAATGACAACACTGGGTTATGAAGGCGCTATTTATATGCTGACAACCTTGGTTAATGCCGTACTGGAGCAGTTGGACAAAGAAACCAAAGGCATGGGTACAACAGACTATAACTACGATTTGATTCGTTAA
- a CDS encoding DUF6129 family protein, with translation MITTQQVTAIAAKIAASGVDESTVLTLRQEYQPIHFTYCMDDDLPNNTPIIEHKGFNLYLIDGREHCLCLTNDYDAATGIIVAETVPD, from the coding sequence ATGATTACCACACAACAAGTCACGGCAATAGCGGCAAAAATTGCCGCATCAGGTGTTGATGAATCGACTGTTTTGACGTTAAGACAGGAATATCAACCCATTCATTTCACTTATTGTATGGATGATGATCTTCCCAATAACACGCCAATTATTGAACATAAAGGCTTCAATCTTTATTTAATTGATGGCCGTGAGCATTGCCTGTGTCTGACTAATGACTACGATGCGGCAACCGGCATTATCGTTGCTGAAACTGTCCCTGATTAA
- the nifT gene encoding putative nitrogen fixation protein NifT: MPSVMLKKNTEGKLIFYVPKKDLEEVAESVEFDSPEKWGGEVLLSDGSKYYFEPVNAQPDFPVTLRAKRLDSGE; this comes from the coding sequence ATGCCCAGTGTCATGTTGAAAAAGAATACCGAAGGCAAATTAATCTTCTACGTACCCAAAAAAGATTTGGAAGAAGTAGCTGAATCGGTTGAATTTGATAGTCCCGAAAAATGGGGTGGTGAAGTTTTACTTAGTGATGGTTCAAAATATTACTTTGAACCTGTTAATGCACAGCCCGACTTTCCCGTTACCTTACGCGCAAAACGTTTAGATTCAGGAGAATAA
- a CDS encoding 4Fe-4S binding protein: protein MALYIVEADCISCGDCEPVCPTNSITEGSIVFKIDKKSCTECEGDFDIPQCIKVCPIDNCILPLEA from the coding sequence ATGGCCTTATATATTGTTGAAGCAGATTGTATTTCTTGTGGCGATTGTGAACCTGTCTGCCCTACCAATTCAATCACCGAAGGTTCTATTGTTTTTAAAATAGACAAAAAATCGTGTACCGAATGCGAAGGGGATTTTGACATACCCCAGTGTATCAAGGTATGTCCCATTGATAATTGCATACTACCACTGGAGGCATAA
- a CDS encoding Nif11-like leader peptide family natural product precursor, giving the protein MSIAQIKAFSEHAKTDSGLKEKLLAVQKIRELIALGKEYDFELDEVELYPPNEPQFVEAQLSERMAKALLRV; this is encoded by the coding sequence ATGTCAATCGCACAAATAAAAGCCTTCTCTGAACACGCTAAAACAGATTCCGGCTTAAAAGAAAAACTGTTGGCGGTACAAAAAATCAGGGAACTTATTGCCTTGGGCAAAGAATATGATTTTGAACTTGATGAAGTCGAGCTTTATCCACCCAACGAACCGCAGTTCGTCGAAGCACAACTTTCTGAAAGAATGGCCAAAGCGTTACTGAGAGTTTAG
- a CDS encoding autotransporter outer membrane beta-barrel domain-containing protein: MMDKKVTGKYQRPFPGLRLLFVSVILATLSAGALAQQDPVDLPLPPGQIISGPVKRSDGTSVPSINTGADANLYIKSTPPTESFTPSLAARVVITNEPTQYMRFYTAGVTNPIGGFIAGSNAVRGATPEQVRDVLALPYQPDSYTIVQVPAGTCLLVGTAAPIMGNFPANPPSIPTSGPWGNGGVFQERLIGRNANPTDCGNAQFLSAGSYINQQLIGAYALSYRPRAGFGNASAVASALDLTMPPALFTDMDGVYNRLDVLNFGNPAALQYALTQLDGEAYADVASVEIVAAQMFQRVVHDQMRLGRGSGGLAGSVAVGALTGEANGQRNIGTVRPWLSGFGGGGGLDGNGDTHGLSYNAGGIAAGIDHRFNAELLAGLALGYTHSTLNTNGISGNGTIDSFSAETYSSYSPGSWYIDGMLGYGRSQGTLSRTIIFSDLARNASGNPNANQFQSSLEAGRHFTLGERTVLTPLLAMQGIVISQDSFNESGAGAINLQMRTHTTASARSVLGTELSQGLPIGLASPLLLTLRAGWGHDFAEVTRNSTASFEGLPSAIFTVQGAKAPRDQGLVGAGASFTLKSVNFFLRYDGALASGASMHAGTAGLRITY, translated from the coding sequence ATGATGGACAAAAAGGTAACCGGTAAATATCAACGGCCATTCCCGGGGTTAAGGCTTCTTTTTGTAAGTGTGATACTGGCAACACTTTCTGCCGGAGCCTTGGCGCAACAAGACCCGGTCGATTTACCGCTACCCCCTGGCCAGATAATTTCCGGTCCGGTAAAGCGATCGGATGGAACATCTGTACCTTCAATTAATACGGGTGCTGATGCCAATCTTTATATTAAAAGCACACCGCCAACCGAATCCTTTACGCCATCGCTTGCAGCGCGAGTTGTTATTACGAATGAACCAACGCAATATATGCGTTTCTACACTGCCGGAGTGACCAACCCAATCGGTGGTTTTATTGCCGGTTCAAACGCAGTGCGCGGCGCCACACCTGAACAGGTGCGCGATGTACTGGCTTTACCTTATCAGCCTGATTCTTACACAATCGTGCAAGTGCCGGCGGGAACTTGTCTATTGGTTGGTACAGCCGCGCCGATCATGGGCAATTTCCCGGCTAATCCACCTTCAATTCCTACGTCAGGGCCGTGGGGTAATGGCGGCGTATTTCAAGAAAGGCTGATTGGCCGAAATGCAAACCCAACGGATTGTGGCAATGCCCAATTCCTGAGTGCCGGTAGTTACATTAATCAGCAGCTAATAGGTGCTTATGCGCTATCGTATCGACCCAGGGCAGGTTTTGGCAATGCCAGCGCAGTTGCCTCTGCACTGGATTTGACAATGCCGCCAGCGCTATTCACGGATATGGATGGCGTTTACAACAGACTGGACGTGCTCAATTTTGGCAACCCGGCGGCACTGCAATATGCACTGACCCAACTGGATGGCGAAGCATATGCCGATGTGGCATCGGTTGAAATCGTTGCCGCGCAAATGTTTCAGCGTGTTGTGCATGATCAGATGCGTCTCGGACGGGGTTCGGGTGGTTTGGCGGGCTCCGTTGCAGTGGGTGCCTTAACCGGTGAGGCCAATGGTCAAAGGAATATTGGTACTGTAAGGCCTTGGCTTAGCGGGTTTGGTGGTGGTGGAGGTTTGGACGGCAATGGCGATACTCACGGTTTGAGTTATAACGCCGGTGGCATTGCTGCGGGTATCGATCACCGGTTTAATGCTGAATTGTTGGCTGGCTTGGCATTGGGCTATACACACAGCACTTTAAATACCAACGGCATATCGGGTAACGGCACTATCGATTCGTTCTCGGCTGAAACCTATTCAAGCTACTCGCCAGGGTCTTGGTATATTGACGGTATGTTGGGTTATGGCCGCAGTCAGGGGACACTGAGCCGTACTATTATTTTCTCTGATTTGGCGCGTAATGCCAGTGGAAACCCCAATGCCAACCAGTTCCAATCCAGCCTAGAAGCCGGTCGCCACTTTACCTTGGGTGAACGGACGGTCTTAACTCCGCTGCTTGCCATGCAAGGCATTGTGATCTCTCAAGACAGCTTTAATGAAAGTGGGGCAGGAGCAATCAATTTGCAGATGCGTACTCACACCACTGCCTCAGCGCGTAGCGTTTTAGGGACGGAGCTGTCACAAGGTCTGCCGATTGGCTTGGCATCACCGTTGTTGTTAACTTTACGGGCGGGGTGGGGACATGACTTTGCCGAGGTGACCCGTAACAGCACGGCCAGTTTTGAGGGCTTGCCGAGTGCAATATTTACTGTTCAAGGGGCAAAAGCACCACGTGACCAAGGTTTGGTTGGTGCCGGGGCGAGCTTTACGTTGAAGTCGGTCAATTTTTTTCTGCGTTATGACGGTGCATTGGCCAGTGGGGCATCCATGCATGCCGGTACCGCAGGTTTGCGTATTACCTATTAA
- the nifX gene encoding nitrogen fixation protein NifX, with protein sequence MSSQDIMLRELALRIGLAAHALPDTDARRLFTVLTDCVSLPITEAKISSINLKMLKTAQQGEFSTIDDALLRKALHILKTNVETGEIPKPEILRLAEGEMPGSVRIACASNDAINVDGHFGSCTQFMIYQVSADETRLIDIRPTNSLDGLDMEDKNRYRAELIQDCQVIYMASVGGPAAAKIVKLGIHPMKLPDVEPITDIIDQLQTVIAGTPPPWLAKVMGIEATNRFRFEREATG encoded by the coding sequence ATGAGCAGTCAAGATATCATGTTAAGAGAACTGGCTTTACGTATTGGTTTGGCTGCCCATGCTTTACCGGACACCGATGCCAGACGTCTGTTTACCGTGCTGACCGACTGCGTTAGCTTGCCTATAACTGAAGCTAAAATTAGCAGCATCAACTTGAAAATGCTAAAGACTGCTCAACAAGGCGAATTTTCAACCATTGATGACGCTTTACTAAGAAAGGCCTTACACATTCTTAAAACCAATGTGGAAACCGGTGAAATACCGAAACCGGAAATTCTTAGACTTGCTGAAGGAGAAATGCCGGGGTCTGTTCGTATTGCTTGTGCCAGCAATGATGCCATCAATGTCGATGGTCATTTTGGTTCTTGTACGCAATTTATGATTTACCAGGTTTCCGCCGATGAAACCCGTTTAATCGACATACGCCCAACCAACAGTCTTGATGGTTTGGATATGGAGGACAAAAACCGGTACAGAGCAGAGCTTATACAGGATTGTCAGGTGATTTATATGGCATCAGTAGGCGGTCCTGCTGCGGCGAAAATTGTCAAGTTAGGCATACATCCGATGAAACTTCCGGATGTTGAGCCCATTACCGACATCATCGACCAACTACAAACCGTTATTGCCGGTACACCACCACCCTGGTTGGCTAAAGTTATGGGTATTGAAGCAACCAATCGATTTAGATTTGAACGGGAAGCAACGGGATGA